One stretch of Paraburkholderia fungorum DNA includes these proteins:
- a CDS encoding amidohydrolase family protein, protein MTTHTTQASTLIRNAAAIMTGGRGSADDPDRVKGPDIRIVGDTIEAIGALTPRPGETIVDATDCVIYPAWVNTHHHLFQSLLKGDTAGLDATLTPWLAATPYRFRALFDERRFRLAARIGLIELARSGCTTVADHNYVYYPNMPFDSSAILFDEADKLGLRFVLLRGGATQTRQLEAELPTALRPETLDAYAADIERLVAQYHDASPRAMQRVVVAPTTVLYSISPAEMRETAALARRHGLRLHSHLSETVGYQDSAHAMYRQSPVAFCGEHDWLGNDVWYAHLVKVDADEIAMLAQTGTGVAHCPQSNGRLGSGICPVREMADAGVPVSIGVDGAASNEAADMISEVHMTWLAQRARLGMMAQPTYRGGSFEGGANAASIADVIHWGTAGGAQIMGLDEVGKIAVGFAADLAVYRLDDPRYFGLHDPAIGPVASGGRPSLAALFCAGRQVVADDQIDGVDLKELAREARTAVRELLEEVA, encoded by the coding sequence ATGACAACACACACTACGCAAGCTTCCACGCTGATCCGCAACGCGGCCGCCATCATGACCGGCGGCCGCGGTTCCGCCGACGACCCTGACCGCGTGAAGGGACCGGACATCCGCATCGTTGGCGATACGATCGAGGCGATTGGCGCGCTGACGCCGCGTCCGGGCGAGACGATCGTCGACGCTACCGATTGCGTGATCTACCCGGCCTGGGTGAACACGCATCATCATCTGTTCCAGTCGCTGCTCAAGGGCGATACGGCCGGTCTCGATGCAACGCTCACGCCGTGGCTCGCCGCCACGCCATACCGGTTTCGCGCGCTGTTCGACGAGCGGCGCTTCCGTCTCGCGGCGCGCATCGGTCTGATCGAACTGGCGCGTTCCGGTTGCACGACCGTGGCCGATCACAACTACGTGTACTACCCGAACATGCCGTTCGACAGCTCGGCGATCCTGTTCGACGAAGCCGATAAGCTCGGTTTGCGCTTCGTGCTGCTGCGCGGCGGCGCGACGCAAACGCGCCAGCTTGAAGCGGAATTGCCGACGGCATTGCGTCCCGAAACGCTGGACGCGTATGCCGCCGATATCGAGCGTCTCGTCGCGCAATATCACGATGCGTCGCCGCGCGCGATGCAGCGCGTCGTGGTCGCGCCGACCACGGTGCTGTATTCCATTTCTCCCGCCGAGATGCGCGAGACGGCGGCGTTGGCGCGTCGCCACGGGCTGCGTCTGCATAGCCATCTGTCGGAGACGGTCGGTTATCAGGACAGCGCGCACGCGATGTACCGGCAGTCGCCGGTCGCGTTCTGCGGCGAGCACGACTGGCTCGGCAATGACGTCTGGTATGCGCATCTGGTCAAGGTCGATGCCGACGAAATCGCCATGCTCGCGCAGACCGGCACCGGCGTCGCGCATTGCCCGCAGAGCAATGGCCGCCTCGGCAGCGGCATCTGTCCGGTGCGCGAGATGGCGGATGCGGGCGTGCCGGTGTCGATCGGCGTCGACGGCGCGGCTTCGAACGAAGCGGCCGACATGATTTCCGAAGTCCACATGACGTGGCTCGCGCAACGCGCGCGGCTCGGCATGATGGCGCAGCCGACCTATCGCGGCGGCAGCTTCGAAGGCGGCGCGAATGCAGCCAGCATCGCCGACGTGATTCACTGGGGTACGGCGGGCGGCGCGCAGATCATGGGCCTCGACGAAGTCGGCAAGATCGCCGTGGGTTTCGCGGCCGACCTCGCGGTCTACCGGCTCGACGATCCGCGTTATTTCGGCTTGCACGATCCGGCTATCGGGCCGGTTGCGTCAGGTGGACGGCCTTCGCTG